AGGACCTCCAGGCCCCCCATCGGGACCATCTTCAGATCGGTCATGATCAGGTCGTAGATCTCCCGCTCCAGGCGGACCAGGGCCTCCGTCCCTCCGGAAGCCTCCTCGACGTCGTACCCTTCCCGCTTCAGGCTGATGGCCAGGCTCCGCCGCATCCCGGGCTCGTCGTCAACGACCAGGATCCGTGGCATCGGCACGTCCCTCCCGAAGCGGCAGGAGGATCCGGGCCAGCGCCCCGCCCGCCGGCCCTTCCTCCAGCGCTAAGGTCCCCCCATGTTCTTCCACGATGCGGCGGGCGATGGATAGCCCGAGGCCCGTGCCGTCCGGCTTGGTGGTGAAGAAGGGTTCGAAGAGCCGCCCCTCCGCGTGCGGGGGCAGGCCCGGCCCGGTATCGCTGATTTCCAGGCACAGCCAGTGCTCCCCGTCGGAACCCGGCCGCAGGGTGGCCCGGGTGCGAAGGCATCCGCCCCCGGGCATCGCCTGGGCCGCGTTCAGGTAAAGGTTCCAGAGGACCTGACTGATCTGGTGGGGGTCCAGCCCCAGGCGCGGGAGGGCGGGATCCAGGACCGTCTCGAAGCGGACGCCCCGCTGACAGCGCTCATCCTGCTCCAGTGCCAGCAGCACATCCTTGATCAGCGCGGGCAGATCGGTTTCCTGCAGCGCGAGCGGCCGGGGTCGGCCGTACATCAGGAAGTCCGAAACGATCTCATTGAGGCGCCCGGCCTCGCGGCGGATGATCTCCAGGAGCTCCGCGTCCTCCCCCCGAAGATCCAGGCTGCGCTGCAGCGTTTCCGTCGCGTGGCTGATGGCCCCCAGCGGGTTGCGCGTCTCGTGGGCGATGCCGGCCGCCAGCTCGCCCACGGCCGCCAACCGGGCAGATCGGACCCGCTCCGCCTGGGCGGCCAGCAGGTCCTCGTGCGCCTTGCGGAGGGTCTCGTAGAGCCGGGCGTTCTGAATGGCGATGGCCGCCTGATCGGCGAACGACGTCAGGTACGCCAGGTCGTCCGGGCTGTACTGCCGGGAGCCAGTCGAGTAGAACGCCAGAACCCCGACGACCTCCTCCCGAACCTTGATCGGAAGTCCCAGGTAGCTCACGAACTCAAATCCCCGATCCCGATGGCTCAAGAGCTTCCGGGGATCGCCCCGGGTGTCGGCGACGAAGATCGGTTGCCCGCTCGCGGCTACGCTCCCCGAGAAGCTGGCTCCCAGAGGAATCTGGAAGCCGGCGGGGGTGGAGCCCCCCGCACTACCTCCCGGCCAAAGGGCCTGGGCATCCCGGTCCACCAGGAACGCGGTCACGAACGGGACCCCGGCGATCCGGGAGGCTTCCTCCACAATCCGCCCGAGAATCACCCTCAGGTCCAGCCCGGCCATGACCGATTGGGTGGCCCGCAGCAGGGCCGCCAGCTCCTCGCTCCGGCGCACGGCGGCGTCGTGCAGGCGCGCGTTCTTCAGCGCGATGGCCGCGTGGGAGGCGAGCGTAGTCAGGGTTTCCACCTGTTCTTCGGTGAAGGAGTCCGAGCGGCGGTTGGCCACCCAGAGGATGCCCAGAATCTCTCCCTGGTGCAGGAGCGGGACGGCCGCCGCCGCTTTGATCCCTTCTCGTCGCACCCGGTCGTCGTAGCGATGGCGGAACCGGAAGTCGCCCAGGTAGTCGGTGGTCACGAAGGTCTCCCCCGTCTCCAGGACCTTCCCCCCAAGGCCCTGGCCGGGGAGGACCCGGAGGTTCATGAGCGCAGGGGTGGGGCTCCCGGCGGTCGCGACGACTGTGGCCACCTTGGCTTCCGGGTCGTAGGGGGCGATTGCGGCAGTGTCGCTCCCCACCAGCTCCCGGGCGTGGCGGACGATGGCCTGGAGCACGTCGGCGAGGCGGAGGCTCGAAGAGACCTGGCGACTCGTCTCGAAGAGGGCCTGGAGCGATTCGGCCATCCTGTTGAAGGCGGCGGCGACCTCCCCCAGCTCGTCACCGGAGGAGACCGGGATGCGGCGGGCAAGCTTTCCCCGCGCCAGCTCCCGGGCTGCCCTGGCCAACTCCTGCATCGGGAGGGCAACCCGTCGCCCCTGGAAGAAGGCCAGCCCGACCCCGGCCAGCAACGCCAGCATCCCCAGGAGGAGAATGGAGTTGCCGGTTTGCCGGATTCCCCGAAGGGGCTCCTCGAGCGAGATGGCCA
The window above is part of the Candidatus Methylomirabilis sp. genome. Proteins encoded here:
- a CDS encoding GAF domain-containing protein, which codes for MRARYSRLSLRQKFALQLTLSVTLLFAILLPSVLLVQERALLAQVRKEGMHLVQLFAFSSVQGIVADDFLSLQGAVRSIASRPDIRYAMLLNLDGRVRVHSDPDQVGRVLDDPAGLAALRVEAPRVREVRLEDGTRAMEFASPVLVVNARRAIARLAISLEEPLRGIRQTGNSILLLGMLALLAGVGLAFFQGRRVALPMQELARAARELARGKLARRIPVSSGDELGEVAAAFNRMAESLQALFETSRQVSSSLRLADVLQAIVRHARELVGSDTAAIAPYDPEAKVATVVATAGSPTPALMNLRVLPGQGLGGKVLETGETFVTTDYLGDFRFRHRYDDRVRREGIKAAAAVPLLHQGEILGILWVANRRSDSFTEEQVETLTTLASHAAIALKNARLHDAAVRRSEELAALLRATQSVMAGLDLRVILGRIVEEASRIAGVPFVTAFLVDRDAQALWPGGSAGGSTPAGFQIPLGASFSGSVAASGQPIFVADTRGDPRKLLSHRDRGFEFVSYLGLPIKVREEVVGVLAFYSTGSRQYSPDDLAYLTSFADQAAIAIQNARLYETLRKAHEDLLAAQAERVRSARLAAVGELAAGIAHETRNPLGAISHATETLQRSLDLRGEDAELLEIIRREAGRLNEIVSDFLMYGRPRPLALQETDLPALIKDVLLALEQDERCQRGVRFETVLDPALPRLGLDPHQISQVLWNLYLNAAQAMPGGGCLRTRATLRPGSDGEHWLCLEISDTGPGLPPHAEGRLFEPFFTTKPDGTGLGLSIARRIVEEHGGTLALEEGPAGGALARILLPLREGRADATDPGR